A section of the Naumovozyma dairenensis CBS 421 chromosome 5, complete genome genome encodes:
- the PRP46 gene encoding mRNA splicing protein PRP46 (similar to Saccharomyces cerevisiae PRP46 (YPL151C); ancestral locus Anc_8.672), producing the protein MDNYGNYETPIPIQRINDYYSSLRWRNQFSYMERLPQHLKEKVDSQDPVLQRYRLQISEGNDTTSQDLAKVDSSSTKINATLEKTFGNSMEDSILGRHQQYISQRPEWHAPWKLKRVINGHLGWVRCVAVDPIDNEWFVTGSNDATIKIWDLAKGHLKLTLAGHAMTVRDIAISERHPYMFSASEDKLVKCWDLEKNTAIRDYHGHLSGVHSVDIHPTLDLIATAGRDSVVRLWDIRARVSVMTLIGHKSPINKVHCLPVDPQIVSCSTDATIRLWDIIAGKSRKVLTHHKKSVRDMSFHPREFSMVSASTDDIRSWRLPEGALLTNFNSEKSGIINSLSVNQDNVLCAGGDNGTLSFYDYKSGHKYQTLATKEIPGSLGSERGILCSTFDQTGLRLITGETDKSIKIWHQDDIATPETNPGLPWNPKLSSQRF; encoded by the coding sequence ATGGATAACTATGGCAACTATGAGACGCCGATACCAATACAAAGGAtaaatgattattattcgaGCCTGCGATGGAGAAATCAATTCTCCTACATGGAAAGATTACCACAACatcttaaagaaaaagtcGACTCACAAGATCCAGTTCTACAGAGGTATAGACTACAAATATCAGAAGGTAACGATACTACTTCACAGGATCTGGCCAAGGTTGATAGCAGTAGTACTAAAATAAATGCTACTCTGGAGAAGACGTTTGGAAACTCAATGGAGGATTCAATATTGGGAAGGCATCAACAGTATATATCTCAACGACCGGAATGGCATGCTCCATGGAAATTGAAGCGTGTTATAAATGGTCATTTGGGATGGGTGAGATGCGTAGCGGTGGATCCAATAGATAATGAATGGTTTGTTACAGGAAGTAATGATGCAACGATTAAAATTTGGGATCTAGCTAAGGGCCATTTAAAACTCACTTTAGCAGGCCATGCAATGACTGTGAGAGATATCGCAATTTCAGAAAGACATCCATATATGTTCTCTGCAAGTGAAGATAAGCTTGTGAAATGTTGGGATTTGGAGAAGAATACTGCTATAAGAGACTATCATGGACATTTGTCGGGAGTGCATTCAGTGGATATACACCCAACTTTGGATTTAATAGCTACTGCAGGTAGAGATAGCGTTGTAAGACTGTGGGATATAAGAGCACGAGTATCTGTAATGACTCTTATTGGACATAAAAGTCCAATCAATAAAGTGCATTGTTTACCGGTGGATCCTCAAATAGTTAGTTGTTCTACCGATGCAACAATAAGACTATGGGATATTATAGCAGGCAAATCACGAAAGGTGCTAACCCATCATAAGAAATCAGTAAGAGATATGAGTTTCCATCCCAGAGAATTTTCAATGGTATCGGCCTCTACAGATGATATCAGATCATGGAGATTACCAGAGGGTGCATTGTTaacaaatttcaattccGAAAAGTCAGGCATCATAAATTCTTTGAGTGTCAATCAAGATAATGTGTTGTGTGCTGGAGGAGATAATGGTACGTTATCGTTTTATGATTATAAATCTGGTCATAAGTATCAAACATTGGCTACTAAGGAAATACCCGGGTCATTGGGAAGTGAGCGTGGTATTCTTTGTAGCACGTTTGATCAAACCGGTCTAAGGTTGATAACCGGTGAAACTGATAAGAGTATTAAGATATGGCATCAAGACGACATCGCAACTCCAGAAACTAATCCTGGCTTGCCTTGGAACCCCAAATTGTCTTCTCAACGATTTTAG
- the RRD2 gene encoding peptidylprolyl isomerase RRD2 (similar to Saccharomyces cerevisiae RRD2 (YPL152W); ancestral locus Anc_8.674): MLPEKRLLTEDDMKLWEASSTKKELLDFISTLAEAVKGCENSQISEPISPAINTLEQILVSIDKIIDKHPVLEDKEISRFGKKEFRGFYDEINEVSEKLIHENFPSLTHEQLEQLTIYLDESWGNKQRIDYGSGHELNFMCFLFGLYKYDVLKLDIDARNMVLIIFIKYLDIMRSLETKYWLEPAGSHGVWGLDDYHFLPFLFGAYQLATHKHLKPLSIHNEELVEMFAKKYLYFGCIAFINSVKTTASLRWHSPMLDDISGVKRWSKVAEGMVKMYNAEVLSKLPIMQHFYFSEFLKCPEGVSPPGEKGHIHDGKEDDECLAEGHTHSTWGDCCGIKLPSAIAATEINKKKHRPLPFD, encoded by the coding sequence ATGTTGCCTGAAAAGAGATTATTAACAGAAGATGATATGAAATTATGGGAGGCAAGTTCTACTAAGAAAGAACTTCTTGATTTTATATCAACATTAGCAGAAGCTGTAAAGGGGTGCGAGAATTCTCAAATCAGTGAACCTATATCTCCTGCTATCAATACACTGGAACAAATATTAGTCTctattgataaaattattgacAAGCATCCTGTCTTggaagataaagaaatatcCAGGTTTGGTAAAAAAGAATTTAGAGGTTTTTATGatgaaataaatgaagTGTCTGAGAAGTTAATCCATGAGAATTTCCCTTCTCTCACACATGAACAACTGGAACAACTGACAATATATTTAGATGAATCATGGGGGAATAAGCAAAGAATTGATTACGGTTCAGGTcatgaattgaattttatgTGTTTCCTTTTTGGCCTGTATAAATACGATGTTCTAAAATTAGATATAGATGCTAGGAATATGGTCTTgataattttcattaaatatcTGGATATAATGAGAAGCCTGGAAACAAAATACTGGCTTGAACCTGCAGGCTCTCATGGGGTATGGGGGTTAGATGATTATCATTTCTTACCCTTCTTATTTGGCGCATACCAATTGGCGACGCATAAACATTTAAAACCATTATCCATTCATAATGAGGAGTTGGTCGAAATGTTTGCAAAAAAATACTTATATTTTGGTTGTATCGCATTCATAAACTCTGTAAAAACAACGGCATCGTTAAGGTGGCATTCCCCTATGTTAGACGATATTAGCGGTGTTAAGAGATGGTCTAAAGTGGCAGAAGGAATGGTGAAAATGTATAATGCTGAAGTCCTAAGCAAATTGCCAATTATGCAACATTTTTACTTTAGTGAATTCTTAAAATGCCCTGAAGGTGTCTCACCACCAGGTGAGAAAGGGCATATACATGATGGAAAGGAAGATGACGAGTGTTTGGCCGAGGGACATACCCATAGCACATGGGGTGATTGTTGTGGTATCAAATTACCGAGTGCAATAGCTGCTACAGAAATtaataagaagaaacaCCGACCCCTTCCTTTTGACTGA
- the MRP51 gene encoding mitochondrial 37S ribosomal protein bS1m (similar to Saccharomyces cerevisiae MRP51 (YPL118W); ancestral locus Anc_8.613), with product MSISPAPYSRISNLIRTTKLSHVPQNSRPLNPTTSHKYYPTHQIIETKPSSLYRQDWGLKASIPSKIKSRYLIFNEMDTLERLTSFEPRGDTQWIRRRFNEMGININFNTGKINPLFDTNNSAAMEADISNPLSSMLNIDAKSKAAGHETTKKLKLNDVVVAFQYLKKYRNEFKKWLLERNPEVFLGKKFSPKDMKNDALEFLQEKLASNKSSSSQLNNIPRKIVGSGGLTYSLRGRLKNSPNGIVEKNIFAGRCLNSLSNERYTLAVGGFITTVNSQRIENKLRVSNNVSIRECVVPVDVKDATLDSEGRIFIRANVIDSPNQKTVENIKSKSFSMKSIRLGSRRNPKQAPRNTSDSTRYANELLKIIKDNGR from the coding sequence ATGAGTATATCTCCTGCACCATATTCAAGGATTTCAAATCTAATAAGAACAACGAAACTTTCTCATGTCCCACAGAATTCAAGACCGTTGAATCCAACTACAAGTCATAAATATTACCCGACGCATCAAATCATCGAAACGAAACCATCCTCGTTATATAGACAAGATTGGGGTCTTAAGGCATCCATACCATCAAAGATCAAATCCAGATATTTAATCTTTAATGAAATGGATACATTAGAAAGATTGACTTCTTTTGAACCTCGTGGTGATACTCAATGgattagaagaagattcaATGAGATGGgcattaatattaatttcaataccGGGAAAATTAATCCTTTGTTTGATACAAATAACTCTGCTGCTATGGAGGCAGATATCTCAAATCCTTTATCTTCCATGTTGAATATAGATGCAAAATCTAAGGCAGCAGGGCATGAGACAAccaaaaaattgaaattgaatgatgTTGTGGTGGCATTccaatatttgaaaaaatataggaatgaatttaaaaaatggtTATTGGAAAGGAATCCAGAGGTTTTCCTTGGTAAGAAATTCTCGCCAAAAgatatgaaaaatgatgCATTGGAATTTctacaagaaaaattggcGTCTAATAAGAGTTCATCGTCTCAATTAAACAACATCCCAAGAAAGATTGTTGGATCTGGTGGGTTAACTTATAGTTTACGTGGTAGATTAAAGAATTCACCTAATGGTATTGttgagaaaaatatttttgctGGAAGATGTCTAAATTCGTTAAGTAATGAAAGATACACTTTAGCAGTCGGTGGGTTTATCACTACTGTTAATAGTCAAAGAATAGAAAACAAGTTAAGAGTCTCCAACAATGTATCAATCAGAGAATGTGTGGTCCCCGTGGATGTTAAGGATGCTACCTTGGATTCTGAAGGTAGAATTTTCATAAGGGCAAATGTTATTGATAGTCCCAATCAAAAAACCGTGGAGAATATTAAAAGTAAAAGTTTTTCGATGAAGTCCATAAGACTTGGTTCTAGAAGGAATCCAAAGCAAGCACCAAGGAATACGTCTGATTCTACTAGATATGCgaatgaattattgaagataatCAAAGATAATGGTAGATAA
- the DBP1 gene encoding putative DEAD-box ATP-dependent RNA helicase DBP1 (similar to Saccharomyces cerevisiae DED1 (YOR204W) and DBP1 (YPL119C); ancestral locus Anc_8.614) encodes MTDLTEQVHDFNIQGENATSANSSQHSYVPPHMRGKSSGGKMRPSNGSNGSNNYGRRAPLGESYGGYRDGGGPPSSRRGGSYFRGGSSSGSFRGGGGGRGGGFFDRDSSFMSRDRGFGTGGGLGRGTGGRWVDGKQIPGQKNERLEKELFGVADDPHVLSSGINFDHYDDIPVEASGTKVPDPIDKFTAPQLDDLLLENINLARFSKPTPVQKYSIPIIANGRDLMACAQTGSGKTGGFLFPVLSEAFKSGPSPTPEQGRNFYSKKGYPTSLILAPTRELATQIFEEAKKFTYRSWVKPCVVYGGAPIGNQMREIDHGCDLLVATPGRLSDLLERGKISLQNIKYLVLDEADRMLDMGFEPQIRHIVEGVDMPQVGERQTLMFSATFPIDIQQLARDFLNDYVFLSVGRVGSTSDNITQKILYVEDQDKYSALLDLLSATSDGLTLIFVETKRMADQLTDFLIMQNFRATAIHGDRTQAERERALSAFKAGTANLLVATAVAARGLDIPNVTHVINFDLPSDIDDYVHRIGRTGRAGNTGVATSFFNAGNQNIVRGMIEILTEANQEVPDFLKELSRDSGRSRSTRGGGGGGGYSNRGHGSRDYRKHGNGSFGSSNVGSGRSNGSWGSGGGGGGFRGGYDSNSWGNNSADSGRSSGNSSWW; translated from the coding sequence atgactGACTTAACTGAACAAGTTCATGATTTCAATATCCAAGGAGAAAATGCAACATCTGCTAATTCTTCTCAACATTCTTATGTCCCGCCTCATATGAGAGGCAAGAGTAGCGGTGGGAAGATGAGGCCTTCTAATGGTTCCAACGGAAGTAATAATTACGGCAGAAGAGCTCCATTAGGTGAATCTTACGGCGGCTACAGGGATGGTGGTGGTCCTCCTTCTTCAAGAAGGGGCGGCAGTTACTTCCGTGGTGGGTCTTCATCAGGAAGTTTTAGGGGAGGTGGGGGAGGCCGTGGAGGCGGTTTTTTTGACAGAGATAGCTCGTTTATGAGCAGAGATAGAGGGTTTGGTACTGGTGGTGGATTAGGTAGAGGTACTGGTGGGAGATGGGTAGATGGGAAACAAATCCCTGgccaaaaaaatgaaagattagaaaaggaattgTTTGGTGTCGCTGATGATCCACACGTTCTTTCATCTGGTATTAATTTCGATCATTATGATGATATACCCGTGGAAGCTTCTGGGACCAAAGTTCCAGATCctattgataaatttacTGCCCCTCAATTAGATGATTTATtgttagaaaatattaacttGGCCAGATTTTCAAAACCAACTCCTGtacaaaaatattctaTTCCTATTATTGCTAATGGTAGAGATTTAATGGCATGCGCCCAAACTGGGTCTGGTAAGACTGGTGGGTTCTTATTCCCCGTCCTTTCAGAAGCTTTCAAATCCGGTCCTTCCCCAACTCCTGAACAAGGTAGAAACTTTTACTCCAAGAAAGGTTATCCCACTTCTTTGATTTTGGCTCCAACTAGAGAGTTGGCAACTCAAATTTTCGAAGAGGCAAAGAAATTTACTTATAGATCTTGGGTGAAACCATGCGTTGTATACGGTGGTGCCCCTATTGGGAATCAAATGAGAGAAATCGATCACGGTTGTGATTTACTTGTTGCTACTCCTGGTCGCTTAAGTGATTTATTGGAACGTGGTAAGATttcattacaaaatattaaatatttagtaTTAGATGAAGCTGATAGAATGTTAGATATGGGGTTCGAACCGCAAATTAGACATATCGTGGAAGGCGTTGATATGCCACAAGTTGGAGAAAGGCAAACTTTAATGTTTTCTGCCACATTCCCAATCGATATCCAACAATTAGCTCGtgatttcttaaatgaTTATGTCTTCTTATCTGTGGGTAGAGTTGGTTCCACTTCGGATAATATTACTCAAAAAATCCTGTATGTCGAGGATCAAGATAAATACTCTGCCCTGCTAGATTTATTATCCGCAACCAGTGATGGCTTAACTTTAATTTTCGTCGAAACAAAGAGAATGGCAGATCAATTAACTGACTTCTTGATCATGCAAAATTTTAGAGCTACTGCCATTCATGGTGATCGTACACAAGCTGAACGTGAACGTGCATTATCTGCATTTAAAGCTGGTACTGCAAATCTTTTAGTTGCCACTGCTGTTGCTGCAAGAGGGTTGGATATCCCCAATGTGACTCATGttattaattttgatttaccaagtgatattgatgattatGTCCATAGAATCGGTAGAACCGGTCGTGCTGGTAACACAGGTGTTGCCACGTCATTCTTTAATGCAGGTaatcaaaatattgttaGAGGCATGATTGAGATCTTGACAGAGGCAAACCAAGAAGTTCCAGATTTCTTAAAGGAATTGTCAAGAGATTCAGGAAGAAGTAGAAGTACAAGAGGCGGTGGCGGTGGCGGTGGTTATTCCAACCGGGGCCATGGTTCAAGAGATTATCGTAAACATGGTAATGGATCATTTGGAAGTTCCAACGTTGGTAGTGGAAGAAGTAATGGCTCATGGGGCTCTGGCGGCGGCGGTGGTGGTTTTAGAGGTGGTTatgattcaaattcatGGGGTAACAATAGTGCTGATAGTGGTAGATCATCAGGTAATTCCTCCTGGTGGtaa
- the NDAI0E02460 gene encoding uncharacterized protein (similar to Saccharomyces cerevisiae BFR1 (YOR198C); ancestral locus Anc_8.609) encodes MTTGSKEQVQAKPANTELKEPIRPNFAERDRLVEEIQSKVQEYDSELTTLNKRIKSTKANYKKLIKERNEVQEEYKKYLKTQLDLKGSRQKIQDQIKIVDTNIKKKNTEINTKLGKNKSRFGSAAGVSIRIKEIEDSISSGKLTLVEEKVLEKQLKSLNKVYNDFKSVVPIVKSIGSDEKKVTALKEEFSSLNPREVTAKVEQLQNKLKELQNQVEKTYSKEEAVILQRDKLHQVREDKYAEIQKTKRHYNKMFKNFKKQEGVYKTAMKEQLLNKEERKRLRNLAEAKESIVTKIQERLIQAKIPAFRDEVKAIEGCLVALDQDFKPETRHLFDNDMMNETVSKPVEKDDDIVLVEYDDDEAFLNTAPSKSKKIKKKQQQQNEGTHDKTFLTKIDGKITLEPLLISTLAEFEIVIPISQEELEKTISQLREKRKDYIERQKEVTEKNILTVEKELERVEQDFAKKEATIKGEMEKKKLQRQMEKAN; translated from the coding sequence ATGACAACAGGAAGTAAAGAGCAGGTACAAGCGAAACCAGCCAATACTGAATTAAAAGAGCCGATTAGACCAAATTTTGCTGAAAGAGATAGACttgttgaagaaattcaatCTAAAGTCCAAGAATATGATTCTGAATTGACAACTTTGAACAAGCGTATTAAATCGACCAAAGCAAATTATAAGAAACTTATTAAGGAGAGAAATGAAGTACAGGAAGAatataagaaatatttgaaaacacAGTTAGACTTGAAAGGAAGTAGACAAAAAATCCaagatcaaataaaaatcgttgatacaaatattaagaagaaaaacaCAGAGATTAATACAAAATTAGGTAAGAATAAATCCAGGTTTGGGTCTGCAGCTGGTGTTTCTATTAGAATTaaggaaattgaagattCCATTTCTTCAGGTAAATTAACATTGGTGGAAGAGAAAGTGTTGGAAAAGCAACTTAAATCTCTGAACAAAGtttataatgattttaaatCAGTAGTCCCTATCGTTAAATCTATTGGATCagatgaaaagaaagtCACCGCTTTAAAGGAAGAGTTTTCTAGTCTTAATCCAAGAGAAGTTACAGCTAAAGTTGAACAACtccaaaataaattgaaagagtTGCAAAATCAAGTGGAGAAGACGTATTCGAAGGAAGAAGCTGTGATCTTACAAAGAGATAAGTTACATCAAGTTAGAGAAGACAAATATGCTGAAATTCAGAAGACGAAAAGACACTATAATAAAATgtttaaaaattttaaaaaacaGGAAGGTGTGTATAAGACAGCTATGAAAgaacaattattaaataaggAGGAAAGGAAACGATTAAGGAATTTAGCTGAAGCTAAAGAATCTATAGTAACTAAAATTCAAGAACGTCTAATTCAAGCTAAAATTCCTGCTTTCAGGGATGAAGTTAAAGCAATTGAAGGTTGTTTGGTCGCATTAGATCAAGATTTCAAGCCAGAAACAAGACATTTATTTGACAATGATATGATGAATGAAACTGTTTCTAAACCCGTTGagaaagatgatgatatcgTTTTAGTGgaatatgatgatgatgaagctTTCCTTAACACAGCGCCTTCAAAAtctaaaaaaattaagaagaagcaacaacaacaaaatgagGGAACTCATGATAAAACTTTCCTAACAAAAATCGATGGTAAGATTACTTTGGAACCACTTTTGATCTCAACATTAGCTGAGTTTGAAATTGTCATCCCAATTTCTCAAGAAGAGCTAGAAAAAACTATTTCTCAACTAAGagaaaaaaggaaagattATATAGAAAGACAAAAGGAAGTAACTGAGAAGAACATTTTGACAgttgaaaaggaattagaGAGAGTAGAGCAAGATTTTGCTAAAAAAGAAGCAACTATAAAAGGGGAgatggaaaaaaagaaactacAAAGACAAATGGAAAAAGCAAATTAA
- the VPS30 gene encoding beclin 1 (similar to Saccharomyces cerevisiae VPS30 (YPL120W); ancestral locus Anc_8.615) has translation MSSSKLAKDEQSLKCQQCHLPLQFDDSLLDLSLNQKSSLIDSVPMDQQQLASQPIFKIPKDRLQKLQSIKNINDLPPALKAGTTLDSYVYLKKSQLGKEERERQDVEEEEGDNESIPSGNGKTLSSQINALSNIFNILSSKTKIDYPVCQDCCNSMIQDLKNQYDEAIKERETYTAFLNKLEMKVTTEPENSSDKKSASTDSLISIEDLKSTRNSLFEELLKLEKEDEELDRQIEDLKDELEQKGMKDLNEMAEVNKTHLEQLQFIQEVQSLQNQYDSALTDLDELRKINIYNETFKIDHNGPFGTINGLRIGGFEECKVPWRERNAGIGQIILLLATIGNRLNFKLKGYRLRPMGSYSKIMKLSTESQDWISYEAFHEENFKIGRLFRKETDFDKALECLLDIVQQMADRLPNSPTDTTNDESSLVAPSSAVNETVELPYIMHKDKINAISVKLYGAEPNLPWTTAMKFFLTNVKWLLAFSSSKLAS, from the coding sequence ATGAGTAGCAGTAAACTAGCCAAGGATGAACAAAGTTTAAAATGCCAACAATGTCACCTACCATTACAATTCGACGATTCATTACTTGATCTAAGTTTAAACCAAAAAAGTTCACTAATTGATTCTGTCCCTATGGACCAGCAGCAGTTAGCTTCACAACCTATCTTTAAAATACCTAAGGATAGATTACAAAAGTTACAATCcattaaaaatatcaatgatTTACCACCTGCATTGAAAGCTGGTACGACCCTAGATTCTTATGTTTATCTGAAAAAATCACAACTGGGAAAGGAAGAACGAGAAAGGCAAgatgttgaagaagaagaaggggATAATGAAAGTATTCCTTCAGGGAATGGGAAAACATTATCATCCCAAATTAATgcattatcaaatattttcaatatattgtCTTCGAAGACAAAGATTGATTATCCCGTTTGTCAAGATTGTTGTAATTCCATGATACAGGATTTGAAGAATCAATATGATGAAGCTATTAAAGAGCGAGAGACCTATACAGCTTTCTTGAATAAGTTGGAAATGAAAGTGACGACTGAACCTGAGAATAGCAGTGATAAGAAATCAGCTTCTACCGATagtttaatttcaattgaagatCTAAAATCTACTAggaattcattatttgagGAACTATTAAAGttagaaaaagaagatgaggaaTTGGATAGacaaattgaagatttgaaagatgagCTTGAACAGAAAGGAATGAAGGATTTAAACGAAATGGCAGAAGTTAATAAAACGCATTTAGAACAATTGCAATTCATTCAAGAAGTTCAATCTTTACAAAATCAATACGATTCTGCTTTGACGGATTTGGATGAATTgaggaaaataaatatctaTAATGAAACTTTTAAGATAGATCATAACGGGCCATTTGGTACCATTAATGGTTTGAGAATTGGTGGATTTGAAGAGTGTAAAGTTCCATGGAGAGAAAGAAACGCAGGTATTGGTCAAATAATACTTTTACTTGCCACTATCGGAAATAGattgaatttcaaattgaaagGTTATAGATTAAGGCCCATGGGATCttattccaaaataatgaagCTGAGTACAGAATCACAGGATTGGATAAGCTATGAAGCCTTccatgaagaaaattttaagATAGGAAGATTATTCCGGAAAGAGACTGATTTTGATAAAGCACTAGAATGTTTGTTAGATATCGTTCAACAAATGGCAGATCGTCTACCTAACTCACCTACCGACACTACCAATGACGAAAGTTCCTTAGTGGCCCCAAGCTCTGCCGTAAATGAAACTGTAGAACTACCGTACATCATGcataaagataaaataaatgCTATCTCTGTTAAACTTTATGGTGCAGAACCGAACTTACCATGGACCACTGCAATGAAATTCTTTTTGACTAACGTGAAATGGTTACTAGCATTCTCCTCCAGTAAGCTTGCCTCCTGA
- the IDI1 gene encoding isopentenyl-diphosphate delta-isomerase IDI1 (similar to Saccharomyces cerevisiae IDI1 (YPL117C); ancestral locus Anc_8.610), with amino-acid sequence MTYSQLVENMSSHDILDKFPDIIPLRRRPNSKSSESSSAQDAIFTGHDEEQIKLMNENCIVLDWNDNAIGSATKKMCHLMTNINRGLLHRAFSVFLFNSENKLLLQQRASEKITFPCLWTNTCCSHPLCIDDEIGSNHHLDKKIQGAIVAATRKLNHELGIPTEEIERMGKFHFLNRIHYMAPSNEPWGEHEIDYILFYKLNYTGTKEDLTVNPNVNEVRDYKWVSMDELKSMLEDPNLKFTPWFNIICESYLFKWWAQIDDIEKVENDTKIHRML; translated from the coding sequence ATGACCTATTCTCAGCTAGTTGAAAACATGTCATCTCATGACATATTGGATAAATTCCCAGACATCATACCTTTGCGAAGGAGACCAAATTCCAAATCGAGTGAGTCATCTTCCGCTCAAGATGCCATCTTTACCGGCCACGATGAGGAACAAATTAAACTAATGAATGAGAACTGTATAGTCTTAGATTGGAATGATAACGCTATTGGGTCCGCAACTAAGAAAATGTGTCATTTAATGACAAACATAAATCGAGGTCTATTACATCGTGCTTTCTCAgtcttccttttcaattctGAAAATAAACTATTATTGCAACAACGAGCATCAGAAAAGATCACATTCCCATGTTTATGGACAAATACATGTTGTTCTCATCCTTTATGTAtcgatgatgaaattggCTCTAACCATCATCTTGATAAGAAAATTCAAGGTGCTATTGTTGCCGCTACAAGGAAATTAAATCATGAATTGGGTATTCCAACGGAGGAGATTGAGCGTATGGGgaaatttcatttcttaaatAGAATCCATTATATGGCACCAAGTAATGAACCTTGGGGTGAGCATGAAATCGAttatatattgttttataaattaaattacACAGGAACGAAAGAGGACTTGACTGTAAACCCAAATGTTAATGAGGTGAGAGATTATAAATGGGTCTCTATGGATGAATTAAAGTCCATGCTTGAGGATCctaatttaaaatttaCTCCATGgtttaatatcatttgcGAAAGttatttattcaaatgGTGGGCACAAATAGATGATATAGAAAAGGTGGAAAACGATACAAAAATACATAGAATGTTATGA